Genomic segment of Dermacentor silvarum isolate Dsil-2018 unplaced genomic scaffold, BIME_Dsil_1.4 Seq651, whole genome shotgun sequence:
ACGTTAATTGTCCTTACAACATATATTGTTACGGATAGGCCACGCATTGTAACAATATAAATGGTGTGCGCAATGGTGTTAATTAAATGACAGCATGATCGATGCAACGGCATACAGATAATTATCTCGCTCGGTCGCTCGATCGCTATGCTCCTACAACAGCCCTCACAAGGAGTAATGACATCTGCGTTAAAAGGAAGCTGGTACACTGCCTTGTCTGTTTCCCTTCACCTGTGTCCGTGTATATCTTTTTCTGTGGTGGACCTCTGAGAAATCGAACCGAAACTGGCTGTAACGTTGAAAAGTTGCAGTAATAAATTATTTGTGGTGTTTTTTATGTCCTGCAGTTTTTGTTCTATAATTCAAGGGTCAATTCACTCAACGTAAGGACGTGGTCATTCAGAAATATGATGTAAGTTACTCCGTTAAGTTTGGGTATTGTTGACGAGTTTCATTATCATACCTGTAATAACGTTGAACTGGTGCGTGCACGTCCATGTGAACGGGCGTTGGCAAAGAGGTTTCATATGCTTGGTAGCTaaaaccaacgtttatagatgcTAGCTTCCATGAACGTTGGCTATAGAACAGCATCGgcagcatcgggctgctgtacgTGCTGGCAGACCAATCAAGGTACGCGATCGAACACTTCTTTAGAATCGGCCCGAAACGAGTCCAGACAGGGACCTCCAGCGCGTAGTACGCAGCATGAGAGGCATTCGTTGAAATGAACTGTCACTTCAACTGTAATTTCATAAGTTCATTTGTGCGCTGGCAGCGAGAATGCGCGCTGTCTACGTCATCTTTCAACTTCGTGCTTAGGCAGCAAGTAAATTCAGCTGCTTTGTCGTATTCACATGTTTAAAATTTATGTGTGCAAGGTTACTTGGACATTGTCACTCTTCTGCATTCGATGTACGAACACCGGGCCTCAcctagcagacgacacggaacTTGCAATTGCAGTCCTAAACTTGATTAAAATTTTATTTGTGAATAATGTGTGTGTACGTTTATACAGACTGATACATATTTTAAAGTAAGATAAGTAGCTTTGCCATACATTACATGCATGCACTAAAAATAAACACTTGCTAGCGCCACTGTTGCTTTCTTACATAATCAAGTAGTCGCAGCAGTTCTGCAGGAACACTTTTGTTCTTGAGCTGTCGGTTTGCGTGCCTCATTTGTTGGTGTGATTGTGGTACCTGCATGGCAAGCTGATTTCGGCGACGCGCGGAAATCAGTGTAGCAAGCGTTGCACGATGAGCCAGGAGAAAGAGCGGAAGCGCCGTAAACTCTATTTAGTCGATGCGGACGCGCCCTTTGTTGTTCCACGCTCCACGCTATGGTACAACAAGCAGCGGCCCATCACGCCGAGCACCTCGGCGGCACAGCCTTTGACTGACGCCCTACCCGACGACGCTGCAGACACCGCAGATACTGCCAACTGCGATGAAAATCGCCAGCGAGGGATCGGCGTAGCTGCTTCCAGCGCTGATACTGACGACAGTGCCCTGGCATACTTAAGCGACGCACAGCCGCCAAGAACCACAAGTGAAGCTGGCATCACCAGTGACGACTTATTCGACGATGAGCAGACGGAATTTGTGGATGCCGTGAGCGAGAGTGGCTGCAGCGGTGAAGACAGTGACCATACCGACGAAGAACGAAGTGACCCCGCCAATGGGCCTGTGCCACAGTTCCATGACACCGAGCTGCTAGCTCAATGTGTCCGCCACTTCGGAAACAAAACACTGCCTTCTTCATCAACAACACTGGCTGAGGCTGTTGTGTTGATTATGGCGTTTGTTGTGGCGCATGGGCTCACTTGGTCGGCGGTTGATGATTTGTTAAAGTTGGTTGACGCTTTGTTTGGGCATCGGCCATCTGGTCTCCCACGCTCAAAATACCTGTTTCGAAAGCTTTGGGCTCCCAAATGTGAACAGATAGCCCAGAGACATTACTATTGCGAATTGTGTATGTCGCTTCTTGAGATGAGTGAGAACAAGAGGAGTCTCCACTGCACTATATGCCAGCTATCATACGATGTGAGTGAGGTGAAGAAGAAAGGGTGCTTCTTTGCTATTATGGACATAAAAGAACAGCTTCAACACATAATAGCAAGAGTCAAGGAGCTCCTTTTCAGCAGTCTATCAATGCTACGAGACGAACAAAGTTCAGGAAATGTAGTGACGACAGACATTGCAAATGGGGCAATTTGTAAAGGACTCCGCCAAATGGGTCTTATGAAATGGAGTGACTTAACATTAACTGTGAATACAGATGGGAGCCCATTGTACAAGTCCTCCAATGCCTCCATTTGGCCCATTCAATTGTCGATCAACGAGCTTCCgcagccccatcgaaatgcaaatACCTTCCTCGCCGGCTTGTGGTTTGGGCGGAAACACCCTGATATGGCTCTTTTTATTGGGAAGTTTGTGAAAGCCTTACAGATGGTTGGGGAGATTGTGTGGCAGCATGGTGCTGTGGACCTGATCTCCAGAGTATACCTAGCTTGTGTCTGCGTTGATGCCCCTGCCAGAGCAGCTGTTGGAAACCAGACACAGTTCAATGGCTGCTTTGGTTGCCCATGGTGCCTAGCATGTGGAACACTGCAAGAAGGTAAGTTCGTTGCAGTAATATTTATTGTTAGATGACATTTCATACTTGTTATTATGGTACTGTGTTAGCCTTGCACTGTATGCTGAAATATTGGCAGACATATCACAATTTGGTAATTTGTCCGATTACTTTCAGAATGTATACATAGAAAAATTTTGACAAAACTGAGAGCATTGGTGAAAATTTCTTGGATTAAAGCCGCACAAAAAAAGGCAAGGATGGTAAAAATGAATGTGACAAGTGCCGAACTGTATTAAAAACACATTACATATTTGCAGAATTCAGGGGTGTAAGGGTTCGAAGACTTAGTGTGAATCATAAGTTACGCCTACCTGCATGGGAAGGTGGCAACAAAATAAATTTTAGCTGATttagttcttttttgtttgtgatACCATGAACATAGTTTATTGTTTGTTTTACTTGAAGGATGTGGTAGGGTTTTTGGCCCTTGAAAATAGTAACCATGAAATATTACGCATCATTTCCTGTATGGTTAGTGTTGAGGATCATTACATAAGCATCATGCATTGTTTGTTTGGATCTGTAGAAGCACTCTTGTTAGTAAAGTTCTTTTCTAGGCAAATTTACCACTGAACTTGTAAACTTGACTCAAAAGTAGCTGCATGCTCAGGAGGAAGCCTGTAAGTGTGCTTTTTAGTCTGTAGATAGATTATAACAGCACCATTAAAAGTGTGATCTAACTCTAGTGTCTATCTGCATTTCAGGACGTCGTCTCTACATCAACTCGGAGCCGCCTGCACCAGAGAGGACAGCAGCAGGCATACGCAGGGACATGAAACTTGCCATGGAGCTGCAGACTCCAGTCAATGGACTGAAAGGGCCATCAGCTTTCTGGCCTTTGCAGTACCTGGACCTTGTCGAGTGCTACACTGTGGAGTACATGCATTGTGTGTTACTTGGGGTGACCAGGCAGTTCACGGAGTATTGGTTCGATTCCTCTCACTGCCATGAAAAGTTCTACATAGGTCAGTATTCTGTTGTTTTGGCAGTTTCTTGATCTTGCAACTAATGTGCATGTGAAGCTTATTTGCTGTGCATATTGATTGAGTGGGCTGTTTCGATTTTCACTTCTGGCTATTATCAGACTGCCAGAGCATCAACTAGCCCAAGAAACTACTTTGTAACGAACCAGACATGCATTTTTCCTGGATTGTTGTGCACACTGAATTCAGGAGCAcatgtgttttacagcgtaagctgttatgggctcattccaacaggCGCTTTCGGTGGCTATAGTGTTTTTTATAAAAGTAAGCAAAAGTGAGCTCAGCTGACTTTTATTTACTTCTAGCTTTACCTTCTAAAGCCAATTTTGCTTTGCACGATGGTTTCATACAAGAAACAGCAAAAATATCGCTTTGCGTGAACCGCATACAACGCACTCAAACATGCTGCGTTGTCTTGCAGGTTATTCATTCTTGTTTCACCCATTGCTCTGCTTTTTAGCCTAGATTTTTTAGCGGTTCACAGACTGTGTTGAGTGCATTCGAGCGCCAACTACAGCCCCAGCTTTTTCAGCTTGTGTACCAGAGTCACCACGAGCGttaactttctgaaatcgaagcTTAAGCAGCTTGTCACAATTGTTTACACATATATAAAGGTATCCTGTGGCCAGCCTGCTTTTCCAGTTTTGTAAAATTATGGTCATTTCCTTAACCATTAAAGCTGGCGGTCAGCGTTATCCTTGAGAAAAGACCTGGAGCAATCAATTTTGAATGTAGGACCATTTTCATGAGATTTCACGTAGTACCGGATATGTCTGACAGCGTATGTAGTGTTGTGCAAAAATAAATGGTGGGACTGCACGCAACCTGTGTTGATCATACAGAACATTGCAGAAGTGATGTATTCTCTAGTGCAACCATTTAATAATATCACTTGAGCTCTTTGGCAATAATAATGAGATATCTTCAAGTGGGTAGTGCATGAATGACCAAACTGCTGATCACACTGGCCGCTGCTATTCAAGCAGCGGGTTTACATTTTTACTGGCCAGTTGTACTAGCATTTGATTTTACAACCGTTCGGGCATCTTcaggttgtcttgggatcccaatTTTTGTGACAGTGATGCTTATTCCTATCAGGGCCAGAACTAGCTAGCTGCTGTCTGGCTGCCAGTGGGCTGTCCAAACCTAAAATTGAAGAGGCCCACTGGCTTACAGACATTCATTCCAGAAATGTACATGATGTGAACTGTATGAAATGGTCTTGCAGGACGACCAAGCACCCTGAATTTCCTGAACCGGCGCCTGAAGGGCATTCAACCGCCACATCATATTACACGCCTGCCTCGCTCAATCCAGGAAAGGCACTTTTGGAAGGCCCATGAGTGGCGAAATTGGCTTCTGTACTACTGCCTACCGTGCTGCCAAAATACTCTGCCATCACCCTACATGAAGCACTTCGCAATTCTTTCCGAGGCCATTTTTCTGCTCCTTCAAGAGCAACTCTCACCTCCGGCCATTGCCCAAGCAGGTGAGGAGAAATTTTGTGTATCCTAATCAAGCAGTTTTCACACATGCATTTTGTACTCAGTAGGGTTATTTGAAAAACTGTACATTGATTGTACAAAAAAAATAACAACATGCATTTTTGTATTCAAGGAGCTGTGACATAGTTGTCCTATATTATCACTTTATCATTGAAACTGAGAGTAAAGGGCCCATAATGGACATGCACCCAAAAAATTCGTCTTTTAAGCGTGCATTCTAATAGAAATTTCACCTTAAAGTGACAGCCCCTGAACATCTCCCACTGA
This window contains:
- the LOC125941934 gene encoding uncharacterized protein LOC125941934 — protein: MSQEKERKRRKLYLVDADAPFVVPRSTLWYNKQRPITPSTSAAQPLTDALPDDAADTADTANCDENRQRGIGVAASSADTDDSALAYLSDAQPPRTTSEAGITSDDLFDDEQTEFVDAVSESGCSGEDSDHTDEERSDPANGPVPQFHDTELLAQCVRHFGNKTLPSSSTTLAEAVVLIMAFVVAHGLTWSAVDDLLKLVDALFGHRPSGLPRSKYLFRKLWAPKCEQIAQRHYYCELCMSLLEMSENKRSLHCTICQLSYDVSEVKKKGCFFAIMDIKEQLQHIIARVKELLFSSLSMLRDEQSSGNVVTTDIANGAICKGLRQMGLMKWSDLTLTVNTDGSPLYKSSNASIWPIQLSINELPQPHRNANTFLAGLWFGRKHPDMALFIGKFVKALQMVGEIVWQHGAVDLISRVYLACVCVDAPARAAVGNQTQFNGCFGCPWCLACGTLQEGRRLYINSEPPAPERTAAGIRRDMKLAMELQTPVNGLKGPSAFWPLQYLDLVECYTVEYMHCVLLGVTRQFTEYWFDSSHCHEKFYIGRPSTLNFLNRRLKGIQPPHHITRLPRSIQERHFWKAHEWRNWLLYYCLPCCQNTLPSPYMKHFAILSEAIFLLLQEQLSPPAIAQADNLLRRFVNRAAALYSDRCMTFNVHQLLHLARAARNFGPLWAHSAFGFESGNGQLVKLVTAANGVPEQILERVILSQELKLLLCSTAIPLTTKQLCHDFLHYPNVEKAQHIQGACMFGAPKDVPVVLPAERDCLKIALNHVPHVQEHFRFLLSASYIAACKNVPSALPQAQEAREGLL